Genomic window (Candidatus Neomarinimicrobiota bacterium):
AAATCGTGTTTAACCAAAATTTGTAAAACTTTTCCCAAAAAGTGGTTTGGGATATCCAACGCGCTTGCAATATCTCGTTGAAAAACTGGACTATTTTTTGGTTGTCCTGCTAAATACATGACCGCCTGAATGGCGTATTGCGACGATTTGGATAGTATGTTTGACATGTTTTCTTTACTTAAAGATAATCAGACCTGTTTGTCTGATGGTAGATATTAAGGAATATAAGATACGTTTATCAAGTTATATTTTTATTTTCATTTTTATTAAAGCTTGAGTTACGAGTTTTCATCTCCAATTTATTATGATAATCAAGGTTCATTTAATATAAAACTGCTCTTTTTGTGGTGTCAATGGTCGCCCCATCCAAAGCGGTCTTCGTAAACTATCTGGATGTGTTTCTCGTTCTTTGGCCCATTCATTCCATTTTTTAAAATGTTCGAATGATTTATTCGTATCCACAAAAACATCCCCATATTTCTCGCCGGATTCCGGCTTGGATATACTCACTTTTTGAAGCCAACAATGGGCACCAGAAATAGGATCAGGATTTGCTGCATGCGTGATATTCTGATGAACACCCCCATCTCTCCACCAAACGCGATTGGTATCAGGATCATCCGTTTCCCAAGGTTCAACCCCTTTCACTGTTTCCATCTTCCACTGTCCATCACCCATGTTTTTAATATCAACCGTATTCGTCATGTAGCGATTTCCCTCATCCTGCTGGCGGCGCCATCTTCCAATATGATGTGAGCAGGCCACTACGCCAGGTTTAATGGATTCTGTCACCCAAACTTTATCCACAAACCAACCAATAGGTGTGGTTATTTTAAGTAAATCTCCATTATCTACGCCAAGGCGTTTTGCATCTTTGGTATGAATCCAAATGGGATTTTTATGGGCAATCTCTGTGAGCCATTTCGCATTAGCAGAGCGAGAATGAATATGAGTAGGTAATCTGAAATTTGGTAATAATACACATTCATTTTTACTCGTGTCCATTTCGTCTGGATGCACATGGCTCTTAATTCGATATCCCGGTGTCGCATGTTCCGGATAACCAAAATCCACCATAGTTTGAGAATAAATTTCTTGTCGTTTAGATGGTGTAGGAAATCCACCAAAACTCTTTCCATCCACTTGAATGCCAACGATATTGCCATCTTTTTCAATTTGGCCGTTCTCTTTCACGGTGGCGCCATTCATAGTGTCTTCATTCACAAGATCTTCATTTTTCACATACACTTCAGGATCCACCATAAAAGCGCCAAACTTTCGCATGTATTCTAATGCAGATAATCCTTCTTTCTCCGCCACTTCTGGCAAGCCATTCGTATGTTCGAAAATGTATTGATAATATTCGTCAACATTGATTTTTTCACCGTCTCGATATGGGCTCATAAAATGCTTCCGAATCCCCAAATCGCCATCTTTGTCAATTCGCCAGGAAAGCTCAATCCAGAATTCATCTTCTTCCCATACTTCACCGGGATTTACTTCATAGGTGAATTCCACTTCTTTTCCATCACGGCGAGCTTTTTCTCTCAATACCGGTTGACGAAATGCAATCCAAACACCCGCTTGCGTTTCGTAAGAATTAATATCATGCCGCTCGGATGCGTGCCCCATGGGCAATACATAATCAGCAAAAAACGCGGTCTCATTCCACGTGGGAGTTAATGCAATATGGCACCCAACTTTTTCTGCATCAGATAACATTTCTATCCAAGAAAATCCATCGGGATAAGTCCACACCGGATTAAATACACGGGTGAAATACACATCCATTGTTCCACGGCCATCTTTGATTAAATGAGGTAAAATTTGGCTCATTTCATAATGCGTGAGCGTATATTCTTTCGGCCAAGCCAATTCATTCCACGCATCCGGTCCTGGTGGCACATCAAAAAATTCCGGATGAAATTTATTCCAAGCACTGGGGGATGTTCCCCCTTCTGTTCCGACAGAGCCAGTGAGCACATTCAGTAAATGAAGCGTCCGAGACACTTGCCATCCACCGAGATTCCCGATAGAAGCGCCACGCCACACATGAGTGGATAATTTACTCCCCGCTTTGCCAACCATCTTCGCCACGCGAATAATTTGATCTGCATCAATTTGCGCTTCTTTTGCTGCATATTCCGGTGTGAATTCTGCCCATTCTTCACTCAATCGTTTGATGAATTGATCAAACTCAATCGAGTCGTCCGGATGCAAATTCTTGAGATAATCATCCCAATTCACCCAGTTTTCCATATAATGACGATCATACAAGCCTTCGTCTAAAATAATTTTTGCCATAGCCAAATAAACGGCCGATTCACTGCCGGGATAGGTAGGCATCCATTCATCCGCCATAGACGCTGTATTGGATAGACGCGGATCCATCACAATGAGCTTGGCCCCTTTCATCATACCTTCCATAATGCGTTGGGCATGTGGATTAAAATAATGTCCCGTTTCCAAATGAGACGACGCGAGTAAAATAACTTCCGCATTGGTATGGTCCGGACTTGGACGATCGTATTTATGCCACATAGCATAACCGGCACGCGCACCAGCCGAACAAATATTTGTGTGGGAATTATGGCCATCCACTCCCCACGCTTTTAACACCCGTTCTGCATATCCTTCATGCCCGGGGCGTCCCACATGGTAAACAACTTTTTCTTTACTTTTCCGTAAAGATTTAGCAATTTTTTCTGAAATTTCGTCCAATGCTTGATCCCAAGTGATGCGTTCCCACTTGCCTTCGCCTCGCTCACCCACTCGTTTCATGGGATATAAAATCCGTTCCGTATCATTTATTTGGTTGATGGTTGCGGGACCTTTTGCGCAATTCCGTCCGCGACTCCCGGGATGATGTGGATTTCCTTCAAATTTCCGAACTTCATTTGAATCTTTATCAATATAAGCCAAAAGACCGCACGCTGATTCGCAATTGAAACAAGTGGTAGGCACTATGGAATAATGTCGTTCTTTTTTCTCCGGCCACGCTTTTGGGTCTAATTCTGTAAAATCATTCCATTCATCCGGTTCAGGGTATTTATACAATTCCCGGGGACCTTCCATAGCAAATTCTTCGGACCAATCAGGTCGGTCTGATATTTTAGGAATAAGTCCTAATGATTCTGAAAATGTTTCTATCCAACTACGTTTCATATTTTTATCCTGCCACTAAGGCACGAAGACACAAAGTTATTATGATTCTTTCTTCGTTCTTTGTTGTCTTTCTGGTTATTTCTATAAAATGATTCTCTTAATTCCATTTTTAATCAATGGGACATTAAAATTGATTAAAAAGCCCAATCGCTTATCCATTAATTTTAAATGGCTTAATACTTGTGCTTGCCAAACTGTATTCATTTCATCAACAGCTTTTAATTCACAAATAATCTGTCCTTCAACGAAAACATCTAATCTTAATCCTTCATCAAAAGTTATCCCATCATAAACAATAGGGATCTCGACCTGACGTTTTACTTTTAACCCACGCTTTCTTAATTCATGGCAAAATGCAATTTCATAAATTTTTTCTAATAATCCTGGACCAAGATTCTTATGAACCGAAAATGCTGAATCCACTATTTTGGAAGCAATATCTTCTGTTTTAGCCGATAATTTTGTATGGTGTTTTTTATCCATTTTTTCTTCGTGTTTTTGTGTCTTCGTGGCTAACTCAACTTAATGGTATCATTTGCGGCACACGAATCCTCACAAATTCTGTTAAATAAATTCCAATTAATGCACATCCACTCGCAATTAAAGTCATACTTGGATAATTATTCAGCAACACGATTGGCATTACACTTCCTATCACAATTCCTGCCCAGAAATATTTGGAATAATATCCTTTTGTCATGAGCTGGATGGCTTTTTTTGTATCGGGCGTATCATGGGGCAATAAAATTTCTTTCGACATGATAATACTATTCGCAACAATGGCCCATAATAATGTATCGGCCATGGATGGAATCAATTCCGGCGATATGAACATGAGTGAAACTGTCCCTGCCATGACGGCGTGAACCAACATGTGAACGGCTGACAATTCAGTGGACTGCCATAAATCTCTCGATCGAGCTTGACCAAATAAGAACGCAGTATAAACCGCACCAAGTATGGCAAAAATGGCACCAACTGCCCATAACCAAGTCCAACCAAGTCCAAAATAATAATCAACGAATTTCAATGTGACCAGTCCGCCAAATCCTGTAATAATGTAAGCACCACGAACCAGCCATGATTTCCACTGTGGACGAAGTAATACATATAAGAATCGATCGGGTCGATCTAAATCTTTCACTAAAAATGCACCCGTTAATCCCATAAATATCAATGTAGTTATGAGTCCTGCCAATTCAGTGGACGGATCAATACTTCCATTTAAATATTGCCATATTGCCATCATTAAGAATGTGCCCGTGGCAATGGCTTTTGTCCAGACATAGGCAGGCACTTCCCATCCCCAAAGGACACCCTTACTTGGTGAATCATACACTCGCCGTGCTTTTTGCGAATCCATATCTTCTTGAATTTCTTTCGCTACATTATCGATGGCACGTTGGTCAATGGGTTTACCAGATCTGGCCGAATTCTCCATAGCCAATTGGACTAATAAATTTCCCGTATCTGAATCCGCCAATCTCTGATCGGCATATTTCGCATAATGTCCCACACCCGCTGATTGCTCTGACCATAAATATTTTCCATCTCGTTCTGTAGCATTGGGATCCAACATTTCTTTCGTCCCGTTCACATAATACAAATTGGGGTCAGTCATTTTTTCCGGTTTCCGCGTCATTGTTTCTTCATTGGCTACCAGTTGAGCAATTTTTGAATTCGTATCATCTAAATCACCGGAAACAATCGCTTCTACAGGACATACCACCACACAAGCCGGTTCGTAACCACCATCAACACGATGGGCGCAATAATTACATTTCGCTGCAGTATTTGTATTTGGGTCGATATACAATGCATCATAGGGACACGCCTGCATGCACGATTTACATCCGATGCAGCGATCGTTGTCAAAATCAACAATACCATCAGCTCGAGTATGAAGCGCCGTCGTTGGGCATATTTCTACACAAGGTGCATCCGCACAATGGTTGCATCTATGAACTGAAAATTCCCGAGTATTATTGGGGTATTCCCCTTTTTCAATATATTTCACATGGGTGCGATTAACACCAATAGGAACATCGTGCTCACTTTTGCAAGCAACGGTGCAGGCATGACAGCCAATGCACATTCTATTATCTATTACAAATCCGTAATTCATATTTTTTGCCATAAAGACTCAAAGACACAAAAGACTAAAATATTTAAAAACTATTTTATGAATCTTCAAACTATTTTGGGCTTTTTCTTTTTATTTAATTCCTATTGATTATCTTTTATTCGTGTCTTGGAGCCTTCGTGGCTAATCAATCTTCAAATAGGTCTTCAATACTTCCAGAAATAATCCCCGGAATCATGGTGTATTTTGCAAAGGCTGCATAGCCCGAATCCCAATAATACAATTGCATCCGCCACATTTGCCCGTATTGAACCGCTTTTACTTTACGTCCATCTTTATACGCGATTATTTCAACAGGGTGGGCCGATGTATGATCAATTCCAGGTAATGGAGAATCATTAGATTTACCATTGCTCCTGAAATCAGAATTAATGCTGGTAGTTCGATTTTCTGTATAATCATTCGTAACTCCGAAATAAACAGCATCTTTAAAATCAATTTTAGAAATAATTCGCCAACCATCACATTCTTCTGGACCACCATCTTTACTACCATTGATAATTGATTCTACTTTTGAGACAGCGGCTTCCATTGTTTTTTCTTTAAACAATACATCCTGCGAACTTTCCCAATTTCTCCACATAGCCATCATTTTAGCGGGACCATCCCCATTAAAATCATTCAAATCATCTTCATCTCTTAAAGGTGGTTGTTGTTCAGACACAACTTGACCCGGAACATTCGCAACGACAGCTTTCATTTCATCAGCTACACTCTTTGCACTGTTGAGTAAGGCTGTATATGATTTTGAATCTTCATAAAAAACCATAGCATGCGCTACTGGGTTTGTCATATTAATGTATGTTTTACGGCCTTTCCCATATTCATAAATTGCGACACGTAACACTTGAGCTGAAATGGTATTTGGTTCTTCATTTTCAGCTACTTTCATGTAATTTGGGGACGTCAATAAATATAACCGAGATTTCTGCCCATCTATATCGGATGAATTAAAATCATATTTTGAATGAAGCGTTAAGTTGGATTCACCCAATGCAGTTTCAAATGCTATCGTCGTTTCTTCAAAAGAGCCGGATGCGTTCAATATTTTTTCGAAAATGCCAATATCCGGACCGGCAAAAAGAAGTTGGCAAAGTGTAAAAATGATTAATGGAATTCTCATAAGGATTCTCCTTTATTTAAATGAATGATGATACGAAACTAACCGTATAACTCTTTTGCTTTTTTGGCTGCTTTAGCTTCTTCTTCTGAATATCCTTTCCCTGACCAAAGCATATCGTAATTTATGGTTACAACGCCATCATGTGGAAATCCCGGTATTAATTCAGCCATTTTTTTACTCCTTGTATGTTCTTATAACCAATGAAACCCATGATCCAA
Coding sequences:
- a CDS encoding molybdopterin-dependent oxidoreductase gives rise to the protein MKRSWIETFSESLGLIPKISDRPDWSEEFAMEGPRELYKYPEPDEWNDFTELDPKAWPEKKERHYSIVPTTCFNCESACGLLAYIDKDSNEVRKFEGNPHHPGSRGRNCAKGPATINQINDTERILYPMKRVGERGEGKWERITWDQALDEISEKIAKSLRKSKEKVVYHVGRPGHEGYAERVLKAWGVDGHNSHTNICSAGARAGYAMWHKYDRPSPDHTNAEVILLASSHLETGHYFNPHAQRIMEGMMKGAKLIVMDPRLSNTASMADEWMPTYPGSESAVYLAMAKIILDEGLYDRHYMENWVNWDDYLKNLHPDDSIEFDQFIKRLSEEWAEFTPEYAAKEAQIDADQIIRVAKMVGKAGSKLSTHVWRGASIGNLGGWQVSRTLHLLNVLTGSVGTEGGTSPSAWNKFHPEFFDVPPGPDAWNELAWPKEYTLTHYEMSQILPHLIKDGRGTMDVYFTRVFNPVWTYPDGFSWIEMLSDAEKVGCHIALTPTWNETAFFADYVLPMGHASERHDINSYETQAGVWIAFRQPVLREKARRDGKEVEFTYEVNPGEVWEEDEFWIELSWRIDKDGDLGIRKHFMSPYRDGEKINVDEYYQYIFEHTNGLPEVAEKEGLSALEYMRKFGAFMVDPEVYVKNEDLVNEDTMNGATVKENGQIEKDGNIVGIQVDGKSFGGFPTPSKRQEIYSQTMVDFGYPEHATPGYRIKSHVHPDEMDTSKNECVLLPNFRLPTHIHSRSANAKWLTEIAHKNPIWIHTKDAKRLGVDNGDLLKITTPIGWFVDKVWVTESIKPGVVACSHHIGRWRRQQDEGNRYMTNTVDIKNMGDGQWKMETVKGVEPWETDDPDTNRVWWRDGGVHQNITHAANPDPISGAHCWLQKVSISKPESGEKYGDVFVDTNKSFEHFKKWNEWAKERETHPDSLRRPLWMGRPLTPQKEQFYIK
- a CDS encoding GxxExxY protein translates to MDKKHHTKLSAKTEDIASKIVDSAFSVHKNLGPGLLEKIYEIAFCHELRKRGLKVKRQVEIPIVYDGITFDEGLRLDVFVEGQIICELKAVDEMNTVWQAQVLSHLKLMDKRLGFLINFNVPLIKNGIKRIIL
- the nrfD gene encoding polysulfide reductase NrfD, with product MNYGFVIDNRMCIGCHACTVACKSEHDVPIGVNRTHVKYIEKGEYPNNTREFSVHRCNHCADAPCVEICPTTALHTRADGIVDFDNDRCIGCKSCMQACPYDALYIDPNTNTAAKCNYCAHRVDGGYEPACVVVCPVEAIVSGDLDDTNSKIAQLVANEETMTRKPEKMTDPNLYYVNGTKEMLDPNATERDGKYLWSEQSAGVGHYAKYADQRLADSDTGNLLVQLAMENSARSGKPIDQRAIDNVAKEIQEDMDSQKARRVYDSPSKGVLWGWEVPAYVWTKAIATGTFLMMAIWQYLNGSIDPSTELAGLITTLIFMGLTGAFLVKDLDRPDRFLYVLLRPQWKSWLVRGAYIITGFGGLVTLKFVDYYFGLGWTWLWAVGAIFAILGAVYTAFLFGQARSRDLWQSTELSAVHMLVHAVMAGTVSLMFISPELIPSMADTLLWAIVANSIIMSKEILLPHDTPDTKKAIQLMTKGYYSKYFWAGIVIGSVMPIVLLNNYPSMTLIASGCALIGIYLTEFVRIRVPQMIPLS